DNA sequence from the Oncorhynchus clarkii lewisi isolate Uvic-CL-2024 unplaced genomic scaffold, UVic_Ocla_1.0 unplaced_contig_8380_pilon_pilon, whole genome shotgun sequence genome:
AACTAATCTACACTGTTGTAAACTAAACTAATATAAACTAAATATACAAACTAATCTTCACTGTGGGAAACAAACATGGTTCTCAGAAAATAAGTCAGTGGTCACATGGTGATGGTTAGAGTCGTACTATTGGTTAGACAGTTTCCCCTTTAATGGTTTTGACTGTTAAAACTGTCTCTGACATTAGACTCACACAGAGGCTCCAGCTGTGCAGCGAACAGACACAAACCTACAACTGAGATATCAGCAGACTTTACaccagtagaagatacaacagtagaagatacaacagtagaaggtACAACAGTAGAAATtgcaacagtagaagatacaacatagaagatacaacagtagaaggtACAACAGTAGAaattacaacagtagaagatacaacagtagatgtttttttggggaccaCAAGCGTATCAAGATGTATAAGGGAATCTATGAATACACAAATGGATTTGAAGACGAAGAACCTAATGAAATAAAGACCATGGACGTTGATGATCatatttacaacaacaaaagacCCATCATGCCCTGCAAGAAGAATGGAGCTGGTGATCAACATTCAGGTAACAGTTTATCCTGTTAAAGTGctagacactgacacacacttacaccccgacacacacacacacacacacacacactgtgttttcTGTTAAACCTTACTGAAGCTTGTATGCTCAAAGATCTTTCCTTATTAAGCTGAGTTGCTTAGTTATTATTGTTAAAGAAACTAGGTCATATAAGATAGAAATGTGTGTACAATGCAGGAACCTAACTTGGGAATTAGGCCCCCACCCTCCATTGTTCGTTCTGGGCGCACAACCAATAGCTGAACATGCTCGACCTATGGTTTCCTGTTAGTCACGCACGCAACTCTTCTCACAGTCCGATGGCACTGGGGAGACCGTGGCCAGATACAAGTTCAGTTtgaggaggaaaccctggcagccggcagtatctccTTTGTATCCCGTGGGATAAATGGATCTTGTTATGTTCAGGAGGAGAAAAACAGTCCTTCAGACTAGCTCAGTGTTTCCTGTGGTACAGAAGACCACAGTCCTTCagactagctcagtgctttctgtggtacAGAAGACCACAGTCCTTCAGACTAGCTCAGTGTTTTCTGTGGTACGAAGACAACAGTCCTTCAGACTAGCTCAGTGCTTCCTGTGGTACAGAAGACAACAGTCCTTCAGACTacctcagtgctttctgtggtacAGAAGACCACAGTCCTTCagactagctcagtgctttctgtggtacGAAGACAACAGTCCTTCagactagctcagtgctttctgtggtacAGAAGACAACAGTCATTCTGGACTCCGTGTCAGATCAACcattatacagtagagaacagtccttctagaatCCATGTTAGATaaactattatacagtagagaacagtccttctagactcagtttcagatcaactattatacagtagagaacagtccttctggACTCCATTTTAGATgaactattatacagtagagaacagtccttctggACTCCATCTTCTCGACTAGCTGTGATAATAAAGACAGATTAATTTCCTGTAATGACGTGGCGGTGAGTCGGATGCAGGGGAattattttaataaaacaacaaaaccaagaaCACGACAATAATAACATGAGGCAATTTTAATATAAGTCTACTTAACATGCTCCAAACACTAATGTGtacatatgtaaataaacatgggtacgaggacccgtcgcgcacctatacaaccaTAAAACAACACtgacataaaacaatctctgacaaagacatgaggggaaacatagggttaaatacacaacaggtaatgaatgggattgaaaacaggtgtgtgggaagacaagacaaaaccaatggaaaatgaaaaatggatcaatgatggctagaagacgtCGACCCCCGAACACcgccccgaacaaggagaggcaacgacttcggtagaagttGTGACACTCTGATTGAGAAGCAACGACTTTGGTAGAAGTTGTGacactctgattgagaaccaatcttggcaaccatagacatataaacacctagactagaaaaccccataaacatacaaaaaccccaagacaattcaaaaactacacaaaccacccttgtcacaccctgaccaaataataaagaaaacaaagataactaaggtcagggtgtgacagatactttccaaatgcactgtagccaTGTTAGTTTGCCTTGTTATTCTTcttcgttattcactgtgtatttattccatgTGTCACTATTTTAAATGTTGTATCTttcactctgcattgttggaaaaggatctgtcagtcagcatttcactattagcaaacacctgttgtttatgaagcaattgacaaatgaaatttgatttggATTGAAATAGGTGTTGGCAGTCATTTTGGGTGCCTGAACTCTGCAATATGTTTAAGCCAATATTCTGTTAGAGGTTCTGGAAGTCAAGCAGTATAAAATGTGAGGTGGAACTCAGTCAGTGCTGGTGTTCTGTCTAGCTTGTGTATTTCCCTCAGTGATTCAAAGAGCAACTGGAcacaaataaaaagctgaaaatTAGCCAGTTCTAGTTGTAATAATTTGTGCTTCAGTGTCGTGTCAGTGGTGGAAGAGATACTCTGGAGCTGCTGCAGGGTGTCTGGGactgctgtgtgttctcctactggctgggatcataggcctgtTTCTCTACCGTGAGTTTGATATGTTCTCACTCAAACATTCTTCATCATCAGTGGTGTAATGAACAGGgatcaattacatttacattcCAGTCAATTCCATTCAGAATGTACACCAAAATCCAATTCCAAGAATTGGAAAtcaattggaatttcagtgtacttcctgaattgactggaaatgaaatgcaactgaccccaaccctggtcatGTCTGATCAACATTTCCAGTGTTACCTTGTTCATTGATCATATTATTTCACAGAGAGAAACCAATTGACCAGCTCCAACACACTGACTAAAGAGTGGGAACAGTTACAGATTAGCGGCAACAAcctgactgcagagagagaccagctacagactagcaacaacaccctgaccaaagagagagaccagctacagaccagcaacaacaacctgactgcagagagagaccagctacagaccagttacaacaccctgatcaaagagagagaccagctacagaccagttacaacaccctgaccaaagagagagaccagctacagaccagttacaacaccctgaccaaagagagagaccagctacagaccagttacaacaccctgaccaaagagagagaccagctacagactagCAACAACACCCTgatcaaagagagagaccagctacagaccagcaaCAAAACCccgaccaaagagagagaccagctacagaccagttacaacaccctgatcaaagagagagaccagctacagaccagttacaacaccctgaccaaagagagagaccagctacagaccagttacaacaccctgatcaaagagagagaccagctacagaccagcaacaacaacctgactgcagagagagaccatCTACATACCAGTAGCAACAACCTGACTGacgagagagaccagctacagactacCAACAACACCCTgatcaaagagagagaccagctacagaccagttacaacaccctgaccaaagagagagaccagctaaagaccagttacaacaccctgatcaaagagagagaccagctacagaccaggtacaacaccctgaccaaagagagagaccagctacagaccagttacaacaccctgatcaaagagagagaccagctacagaccagttacaacaccctgaccaaagagagagaccagctacagaccagcaacaacaacctgactgcagagagagaacagctacAGACCAGCAGCAACAACCTGACTGacgagagagaccagctacagactagCAACAACACCCTgatcaaagagagagaccagctacagaccagcaacaacaccctgaccaaagagagagaccagctacagaccagttacaacaccctgatcaaagagagagaccagctacagaccagttacaacaccctgaccaaagagagagaccagctacagaccagttacaacaccctgatcaaagagagagaccagctacagactagCAAGAACatcctgaccaaagagagagaccagctacagaccagttacaacaccctgaccagagagagagaccagctacagactagCAACAACACCCTgatcaaagagagagaccagctacagaccagcaaCAACACCCTgatcaaagagagagaccagctacagaaagagacagaacatCTGAAACAATCTTTAGTTGAGAAAGGTGAGTGAATATGTCTAATTACTGTTTTGTTTGACAGTCTCTGTATCAGTTCACATGCCACTCACAAACTGGCATTAAAGGAACAATGTGATAAACAATCTCCAACTTCCGAACCGTCCATTAGTTAGTGTCTTTCTTGACTGTCTGATTGATACTTAATTCATTGTTGTATTAAAGTGACTAAAGCAAGAAATGTTCAACTTATAGTGTGTCCGGAAGGATGGAAGAAGCTTGGTAGCATTTGTTACTACGTCTCTACTGAGTACAAATCCTGggaggagagcagacaggactgCAGAAATAGAGGCGCACACCTGGTGGTCATCAACAGCCAAGAGAAAcaggtgtgtgagaaagagagagtgacagagagagagagagagagagagagagggatgcagcttaagccccaccatcttcaacatatatatcaacaaattggtgaGGAATTAGAGCAGTCTGCAGCCCGGGGCCTCACCCTACtaaaatctgaagtcaaatgtctactgtttgctgatgatctggtgcttctgtccccaaccaaggagggcctacagcagcacctagatcttctccacagattctgtcagacctgggccgtAAAAATAAATCTCAGGACCGCAAATATAAATACCACCTTGACACCGTTTCCCTAGAGTACACAAACAACTATACATACCTCCGTCTAAACATccgcgccacaggtaacttccacaaagctgtgaacgatctgagataGAAGGCAACAAGGGCCTTCtaagccatcaaaaggaacataaaattgaCATACCAaataggatctggcaaaaaagacttgaatcagttatagaacccattgccgctcaccaaccaagacttcacaaaatgggacaaacatcaaattgagactctgcatgcatcattctttaaaaatatcctctgtgtacaacataaaacaccaaataatgcacgcagagcagaattaggcagatacccactaattatcaaaatccagaaaagagttgttaaattctacaacaatctaaaaggaagcgattcccaaccttccataacaaagccatcacctagctggtcctggggctctgttcacaaacacaaacagaccccacagagccccaggacagcaacacaattacacctaaacaaatcatgagaaaacaaaaagataattacatgacacattggaaagtattacctaaaaaacagagcaaactagaatgctatttggacctaaacagagagtacaccgtggcagaatacctgaccactgtgactgacccaaatttaaggaaagctttgaatatgtaaagactcagtgagc
Encoded proteins:
- the LOC139394178 gene encoding C-type lectin domain family 4 member M-like, whose product is MYKGIYEYTNGFEDEEPNEIKTMDVDDHIYNNKRPIMPCKKNGAGDQHSVSCQWWKRYSGAAAGCLGLLCVLLLAGIIGLFLYQRDQLQTSYNTLTKERDQLQTSYNTLTKERDQLQTSYNTLTKERDQLQTSNNTLIKERDQLQTSNKTPTKERDQLQTSYNTLIKERDQLQTSYNTLTKERDQLQTSYNTLIKERDQLQTSNNNLTAERDHLHTSSNNLTDERDQLQTTNNTLIKERDQLQTSYNTLTKERDQLKTSYNTLIKERCPQDWIRSCCSCYYISTNEKTWDLSRKDCQARGANLVIINSREEQALIKAFNKRAWFGLTDKEVEGTWRWVDGTPLTTSYWNKGEPNDFEGEDCALVDNTLKDPVVAWNDVPCNHKNGWICERQLC